Proteins co-encoded in one Desulfurobacterium indicum genomic window:
- a CDS encoding O-antigen ligase family protein, with protein MKLTFPKIGSVLLSLSVYLLTLTIPVSIAGDNIAIGIGVLGVILLFLSNERMDFPNLKPLAFFLVPEGISVLFAKNVKKAWKQTSLNHHLLPLIFVYDRLKKGLSLERILKFLSFSSIVLSSSVIVEAFTHQNVKHFKFSRFHLFFEPVRGKGILNHQLTTAGVLYLLFLLFAGFFIRQNQDRQSKKIYGITTCFLFLAILLNQSRSYWIGMFVAFLLFFVLLYRKRAVFYISGFLAFFLGFTLVFAPLRARLESIVNTKTNGSNTTRLIIWRSHYEAIKNDFSLKEKLFGSPVAGKDMCCKYIPESYEKVLGKKPPKIENLCDKQFYHCLSHNIYIKYLTDFGLLGLLGYVTFILYLILVNIRGFSLSGDSIFATFASMYTGFATAGFFENNFTDAEVKICFIFILGINFYLLDKLRSGERV; from the coding sequence ATGAAGTTGACTTTTCCTAAGATTGGTTCTGTTTTACTTTCCCTCTCTGTTTACTTACTTACTTTGACCATTCCTGTTTCAATAGCCGGTGATAATATAGCCATAGGTATAGGTGTTTTAGGGGTTATCCTTCTCTTCTTGAGCAATGAGCGGATGGATTTTCCTAATCTTAAACCTCTTGCATTTTTCTTAGTTCCCGAAGGCATATCGGTTTTGTTCGCTAAAAATGTTAAAAAAGCCTGGAAACAGACTTCATTAAATCACCATTTGCTACCTTTAATTTTTGTTTACGATAGGCTAAAAAAGGGGCTTTCTCTGGAGAGGATTTTAAAATTTCTTTCTTTTAGTTCTATAGTTCTTTCCTCTTCTGTTATTGTGGAAGCTTTTACACATCAGAATGTAAAACATTTTAAGTTTTCGAGATTTCATCTTTTCTTTGAACCGGTCAGAGGAAAAGGAATCCTTAATCATCAACTAACGACGGCTGGAGTGCTCTATCTTTTGTTTCTCTTATTTGCAGGTTTTTTTATCAGACAGAATCAGGATAGACAATCAAAGAAAATTTATGGTATTACTACGTGTTTTCTTTTTTTAGCTATTCTTTTGAATCAGAGTAGATCTTATTGGATCGGTATGTTTGTGGCTTTTCTATTGTTTTTCGTTTTGCTTTATAGAAAGAGGGCAGTTTTTTATATTTCTGGGTTTTTAGCCTTTTTTTTAGGGTTTACTTTGGTATTTGCTCCTCTGAGAGCTAGATTAGAGAGTATTGTAAATACCAAAACGAATGGGAGTAATACAACTAGGCTGATAATATGGCGTTCTCACTATGAGGCTATTAAGAATGATTTCTCTTTGAAAGAAAAACTGTTTGGATCTCCGGTGGCAGGAAAAGATATGTGCTGTAAATATATTCCAGAAAGTTATGAAAAAGTTCTTGGTAAAAAGCCGCCTAAAATTGAGAATTTATGTGATAAGCAGTTTTATCATTGTTTGAGTCATAACATTTACATAAAGTATTTAACGGATTTTGGCCTGTTAGGTTTATTGGGCTATGTTACTTTTATTCTTTATTTAATATTAGTAAATATTCGCGGGTTTTCTCTTTCTGGAGATTCTATCTTTGCTACTTTTGCTTCCATGTATACCGGTTTTGCCACAGCAGGCTTTTTTGAGAATAACTTTACAGATGCAGAAGTAAAAATCTGTTTCATATTTATTTTAGGGATAAATTTCTATCTTCTTGATAAATTACGTTCGGGAGAGAGAGTTTGA
- a CDS encoding ABC transporter ATP-binding protein encodes MRKFPWWLFGYIKEYRFLMGVTVVAMLVHSAVTSYLAYFIKDIINSVFVTKNEHMLKLLPFILLGLLLIKGIAFFFSYYTASYLGQTVIARLREDLYDKVLRLPMDVLQGESAGSFVSKIINDTALLQEFTARYVVSFMRDLTTSIGLMVAVIYMDPKLAFAGFVALPLIGLVISEFGKKVKKYTFRMQEKLANLTAHLFDGVKNIREVKLFLLEERFSELFKEENKRYVKQFMRIKFIQGIYPPIVEIMAGVVIGGLIFYGGYRIVEGTLTPGGFFAFIIALIMAYEPIRKLGGTYNNIQQAVAVAERVKKILSIPDEYTLKDGSLNLDSSIARIEFEDVYFSYPGRKEKVLKGIDASFVSGKKYAIVGKTGSGKSTLVSLIPRFFDVTEGVLRINNTDIKKYKLRSLRKRIGFVSQDIVLFRGTIRENIAVGKPDASMEEIVRAAKIANIHDFIETLPEKYETLLGEGGIQLSGGQKQRIAIARAVLKNPDVLILDEATSALDSETERAVQDAIDKIFKDKILVAIAHRLSTVLNSDEILFMEDGKIIARGSHRDLLLMSDRYKRLCELQFSENI; translated from the coding sequence TTGAGAAAGTTCCCTTGGTGGCTTTTCGGTTATATAAAAGAATACAGGTTTCTTATGGGAGTTACTGTTGTTGCCATGCTGGTTCATTCGGCGGTAACTTCTTATCTTGCTTATTTCATAAAGGATATTATTAATTCCGTTTTTGTTACGAAGAACGAACATATGCTTAAGCTTTTACCTTTTATTCTTCTCGGACTTCTTTTGATTAAAGGGATTGCTTTCTTTTTCAGTTACTATACGGCTTCTTATCTTGGACAAACCGTTATAGCCAGATTGAGAGAAGATCTATACGATAAGGTTTTAAGGCTTCCGATGGATGTTCTTCAGGGAGAATCTGCAGGATCTTTCGTCTCAAAAATTATTAACGATACGGCGCTTTTGCAGGAATTTACGGCAAGGTATGTTGTTTCTTTTATGAGGGATCTTACAACATCAATAGGATTGATGGTTGCAGTTATTTACATGGATCCGAAACTTGCATTTGCCGGTTTTGTGGCACTCCCTTTGATAGGTCTTGTTATTTCAGAGTTTGGTAAAAAAGTTAAGAAATATACTTTCAGAATGCAGGAGAAACTTGCTAACCTTACAGCCCATTTGTTTGATGGTGTTAAAAACATAAGAGAGGTAAAACTCTTTTTACTTGAAGAACGTTTCTCAGAACTGTTTAAAGAAGAAAATAAGCGTTATGTTAAGCAGTTTATGAGAATAAAGTTTATTCAGGGCATTTATCCTCCCATTGTTGAAATTATGGCCGGTGTTGTTATAGGAGGGTTAATCTTTTACGGCGGCTACAGGATAGTTGAAGGGACACTTACGCCAGGTGGTTTTTTTGCGTTCATTATTGCTCTGATAATGGCTTACGAGCCTATAAGAAAACTTGGTGGCACTTATAACAATATTCAGCAAGCAGTTGCCGTGGCTGAAAGAGTGAAAAAAATTCTTTCTATTCCTGACGAGTATACTCTTAAGGACGGTTCTTTAAACTTAGATAGTTCCATAGCAAGGATAGAATTTGAGGATGTTTATTTTTCCTATCCAGGTAGGAAAGAGAAAGTTTTGAAAGGTATAGATGCTTCTTTCGTTTCAGGGAAGAAGTATGCAATTGTTGGTAAGACGGGAAGTGGAAAGTCAACTCTTGTGAGTTTGATTCCGAGATTTTTTGATGTAACAGAAGGTGTTTTGAGGATAAACAATACAGATATAAAGAAGTATAAGTTGCGTTCTTTAAGAAAGCGTATAGGCTTTGTTTCTCAGGATATAGTTCTGTTTAGAGGAACAATAAGAGAGAACATAGCAGTTGGGAAACCTGATGCTTCGATGGAAGAGATAGTAAGGGCAGCAAAGATAGCCAACATTCACGATTTTATAGAGACTCTACCTGAGAAGTATGAAACATTGCTTGGAGAAGGCGGTATTCAGTTATCAGGTGGTCAGAAACAACGAATAGCGATTGCTAGAGCTGTTTTAAAAAATCCCGATGTTCTTATTCTTGATGAAGCTACCAGCGCTCTTGATTCCGAGACAGAAAGGGCGGTTCAGGATGCTATTGATAAGATTTTTAAAGATAAGATTTTAGTCGCCATAGCTCATAGACTTTCTACTGTCTTAAACAGTGATGAGATTCTTTTTATGGAAGATGGAAAGATTATTGCTCGCGGAAGTCATAGAGATCTTTTGCTGATGAGTGATAGGTATAAGAGGCTGTGTGAGTTGCAGTTTAGTGAAAACATTTGA
- a CDS encoding glycosyltransferase — MSRKIRILEIIDGDGWCGTKEQTYLISLQLSKYFEVEMALASGNKHLIKRLDGKIPLHFFQKGDKSEKKKLYPYKNLIRIIRQGNYDVVIPNSSSAFNFLLPFWRFLRNRPKLIAMRRSGFVPSFFSAKLKYSLADAIVVVSKDVAKMLKEKHFFPEKLYVIESGIELSRFYPSDEYRFEIREHFSVSEHEKLFVNVANWLPYRKGQDILFRAFAEAARNDWKLMLVGRDTDSEEAREMVRELGLEGKVIHAGFRPDVEKILQAADFFVLSSRSEGIAGALLQAMASGKVVISTLAGGIGEYLKDGVNGFASPIEDVDGLAEAMKKAAALDKKEYEVIANRAVETAKKYSIEETGKKWKDLIESLCR, encoded by the coding sequence TTGAGCAGAAAAATTCGCATTCTTGAGATAATAGATGGTGACGGATGGTGTGGGACAAAGGAGCAGACTTATCTTATTTCACTTCAGCTTTCAAAGTACTTTGAGGTTGAAATGGCACTTGCTTCTGGAAATAAGCATCTTATAAAAAGGCTTGATGGAAAAATTCCCTTGCATTTCTTTCAAAAAGGAGATAAGTCAGAGAAAAAGAAACTCTATCCGTATAAAAATCTAATTAGGATAATAAGACAGGGTAATTATGATGTTGTTATTCCAAACTCTTCATCGGCGTTTAATTTTCTTCTTCCTTTCTGGAGATTTCTGAGAAATCGTCCAAAACTTATTGCTATGAGACGCTCCGGTTTTGTTCCATCCTTTTTCTCTGCAAAGTTAAAGTATAGTCTTGCAGATGCTATCGTTGTTGTTTCAAAAGATGTGGCAAAGATGCTTAAAGAAAAGCATTTCTTTCCTGAAAAGTTATACGTTATAGAGAGCGGGATAGAACTTTCTAGATTTTATCCTTCTGACGAATATAGGTTTGAAATTAGAGAGCACTTTAGTGTATCGGAGCATGAGAAGTTGTTTGTGAATGTCGCAAACTGGCTTCCTTACAGAAAAGGGCAGGATATACTGTTTAGAGCTTTTGCAGAAGCTGCTAGAAATGATTGGAAATTGATGCTTGTTGGAAGGGATACAGACTCGGAAGAAGCAAGAGAAATGGTAAGAGAACTCGGCCTGGAAGGGAAGGTTATTCATGCTGGTTTCAGGCCTGATGTGGAAAAGATACTGCAGGCTGCGGACTTTTTTGTCCTTTCATCCCGTTCTGAAGGAATAGCCGGGGCACTTCTGCAGGCCATGGCTTCTGGAAAGGTTGTCATTTCAACGCTTGCTGGAGGAATTGGGGAGTATCTAAAGGATGGAGTAAACGGTTTTGCGTCACCGATAGAAGATGTTGATGGTTTGGCAGAAGCCATGAAGAAAGCGGCTGCGCTTGATAAAAAAGAGTATGAAGTGATTGCTAATAGAGCAGTGGAAACAGCAAAAAAGTATTCTATAGAAGAAACCGGAAAGAAGTGGAAAGATCTGATTGAGTCTTTGTGCCGTTGA
- the rpsL gene encoding 30S ribosomal protein S12, which yields MPTINQLVRKGREKKIKRSKAPALQGNPQKRGVCVRVFTTTPKKPNSALRKVARVRLSNGIEVTAYIPGIGHNLQEHSVVLVRGGRTKDLPGVRYKIIRGALDAAGVEGRRQSRSKYGTKRPKEKK from the coding sequence ATGCCCACAATTAATCAACTTGTGAGAAAAGGGCGTGAAAAGAAGATTAAACGCTCAAAGGCACCTGCCCTTCAGGGTAATCCCCAGAAAAGGGGTGTCTGTGTAAGGGTATTTACCACTACGCCTAAGAAGCCTAACTCAGCTCTTCGTAAGGTTGCGAGGGTAAGGCTTTCAAACGGGATAGAAGTAACCGCTTACATCCCGGGTATCGGCCACAATCTCCAGGAGCACTCTGTTGTTCTTGTAAGAGGTGGAAGAACAAAAGACCTTCCAGGTGTTCGTTACAAGATTATTCGTGGTGCTCTTGATGCTGCTGGCGTTGAGGGAAGAAGACAGTCAAGGTCTAAGTATGGAACAAAGAGACCAAAGGAGAAAAAATAA
- the rpsG gene encoding 30S ribosomal protein S7, which produces MPRKGPVPPREIIPDPVYGDKLVAKLINKVMKDGKKSVAEKIVYGAFGIIKEKLGEEPLAVFHKAVENVKPIMEVRPRRVGGATYQVPMEVRPERQIHLALKWIVDAARARSERGMVNRLANELIDAYNQKGGAFKKREDTHRMAEANKAFAHYRW; this is translated from the coding sequence ATGCCAAGGAAAGGACCAGTTCCACCAAGAGAGATAATTCCTGACCCTGTTTATGGTGATAAGCTTGTGGCAAAGCTTATTAACAAAGTAATGAAGGATGGAAAAAAGAGCGTAGCTGAAAAGATAGTTTACGGTGCTTTTGGCATTATCAAGGAAAAGCTTGGAGAAGAACCTCTTGCCGTATTTCACAAGGCAGTAGAAAATGTAAAACCTATTATGGAAGTTCGTCCACGCCGTGTTGGTGGTGCCACATATCAGGTACCTATGGAAGTAAGACCAGAAAGACAGATTCACCTTGCACTTAAGTGGATCGTGGACGCTGCACGTGCTCGTTCTGAGCGCGGAATGGTTAACAGACTTGCAAATGAGCTTATTGATGCTTACAACCAGAAAGGTGGTGCATTCAAGAAGAGAGAAGACACCCATAGAATGGCAGAAGCTAACAAGGCATTTGCACACTACAGGTGGTAA
- the fusA gene encoding elongation factor G, giving the protein MEAVVSKAAKNIKVPLDKVRNIGIIAHIDAGKTTTTERILYYTGRIHKIGEVHEGAAEMDWMEQEKERGITITSATTTCFWRNHRINIVDTPGHVDFTIEVERSLRVLDGAVTILCSVGGVQPQTETVWRQADKYHVPRIIFVNKMDRIGADFFQVVKDVEEKLGAKPVPLQIPVGAEENFKGVVDLVTMKAIIWEEETLGAKYHEEEIPEDLIDIAEEYREKLIEALADVDEEIMMKYLEGEEITPEEMKAAIRKGTLEIKFFPMLCGSAFKNKGVQPLLDAVVDYLPSPLDVPPIKGINPNTGEEEERHASYDEPFSALAFKILTDPYVGQLTFIRVYSGLMESGSYVYNATRGKKERLARILRMHANKREEIPVLGAGDIAAAVGLRETFTGDTLCDPDHPIILEAMEFPEPVISVAVEPKTKADQEKLSIALQKLAKEDPSFRVSTDHETGQTIISGMGELHLEIIVDRLKREFNVDVNVGRPQVAYRETIRKEVTQEGKFIKQTGGRGQYGHVWLKIEPLEPGKGFEFHETIKGGVVPKEYIPAVEAGVREAMETGVVAGYPMVDIKVTLFDGSYHEVDSSEMAFKIAGSMAFKEGAKKANPVLLEPIMEVEVTTPEEFMGDVIGDLNKRRGRVQGMEARGNAQVIKAMVPLAEMFGYATDLRSMTQGRATYIMRFSHYEEVPANVAEQIIGERSK; this is encoded by the coding sequence ATGGAGGCCGTTGTGAGTAAGGCTGCAAAAAATATTAAAGTTCCTCTTGATAAGGTAAGGAACATAGGAATTATTGCCCATATTGACGCTGGAAAGACAACAACGACCGAGCGTATTCTTTACTATACGGGAAGGATTCACAAAATTGGGGAGGTTCATGAAGGCGCTGCTGAAATGGACTGGATGGAGCAAGAAAAGGAGAGAGGTATTACCATTACCTCCGCTACAACAACCTGCTTCTGGAGAAATCATAGGATTAACATCGTTGATACACCGGGACACGTTGACTTCACAATTGAAGTTGAGCGTTCTCTGAGGGTTCTTGACGGTGCCGTTACAATTCTCTGTTCTGTCGGTGGTGTTCAGCCTCAGACAGAAACTGTATGGAGACAGGCAGATAAATATCATGTTCCAAGGATTATCTTCGTAAACAAGATGGACAGAATCGGTGCTGACTTTTTCCAGGTAGTTAAAGATGTTGAGGAAAAGCTTGGAGCAAAGCCTGTTCCTCTTCAAATACCTGTTGGCGCTGAAGAGAACTTTAAAGGTGTTGTTGACCTTGTGACAATGAAAGCGATTATATGGGAAGAAGAAACTCTCGGTGCTAAGTATCATGAGGAAGAAATCCCTGAAGATTTAATTGATATCGCAGAAGAATATAGAGAAAAACTTATAGAGGCTCTTGCTGATGTTGATGAAGAAATAATGATGAAGTATCTTGAAGGTGAAGAAATAACACCAGAGGAAATGAAGGCAGCAATCAGAAAAGGAACTCTTGAAATTAAATTCTTCCCTATGCTTTGCGGTTCAGCCTTCAAAAATAAAGGTGTTCAGCCTCTTCTTGATGCAGTAGTTGATTATCTTCCCTCACCTCTTGATGTTCCTCCTATTAAAGGAATCAATCCTAATACAGGTGAAGAGGAGGAGAGACACGCTTCATACGATGAGCCGTTTTCAGCACTTGCATTTAAAATTCTTACGGATCCTTATGTTGGTCAGCTTACATTTATCAGGGTTTACTCCGGTTTAATGGAATCTGGGTCTTACGTTTACAACGCAACAAGAGGTAAGAAAGAAAGACTTGCAAGAATTCTCCGTATGCATGCAAACAAAAGGGAAGAAATTCCAGTTCTTGGTGCTGGTGATATCGCTGCGGCTGTTGGTTTAAGAGAGACCTTTACAGGTGATACACTCTGCGATCCAGATCATCCAATTATTCTTGAGGCTATGGAATTTCCAGAACCTGTTATATCTGTTGCTGTTGAGCCAAAAACAAAGGCAGACCAGGAAAAACTCTCAATTGCTCTTCAAAAGCTTGCTAAAGAAGACCCATCTTTCAGAGTTTCAACAGATCACGAAACAGGACAGACAATAATCTCCGGTATGGGTGAACTTCACCTTGAGATTATCGTTGACAGGCTTAAGAGAGAGTTCAATGTTGATGTTAACGTTGGTAGACCTCAGGTTGCATACAGAGAGACTATCAGAAAAGAAGTTACTCAGGAAGGTAAGTTTATCAAGCAGACAGGTGGTAGAGGTCAGTACGGTCATGTATGGCTTAAGATTGAGCCTCTTGAGCCTGGTAAAGGTTTTGAATTCCATGAAACAATTAAAGGTGGTGTTGTTCCTAAGGAATATATCCCTGCTGTTGAAGCAGGTGTTAGAGAGGCCATGGAAACAGGTGTTGTTGCCGGTTATCCTATGGTTGACATAAAGGTTACACTCTTTGACGGTTCATACCACGAAGTTGACTCTTCTGAAATGGCCTTCAAGATTGCAGGTTCAATGGCATTCAAAGAGGGTGCCAAAAAGGCAAATCCTGTTCTCCTTGAGCCAATAATGGAAGTAGAGGTAACAACACCAGAAGAATTTATGGGTGATGTTATTGGCGATCTCAATAAGAGGCGTGGTCGTGTTCAAGGTATGGAAGCAAGAGGGAACGCTCAGGTTATTAAAGCGATGGTACCTCTTGCAGAAATGTTCGGTTACGCTACTGACCTTCGTTCAATGACACAGGGTAGAGCCACCTATATAATGAGATTTAGCCATTACGAAGAAGTGCCGGCAAATGTTGCTGAGCAAA